One region of Pseudoalteromonas xiamenensis genomic DNA includes:
- a CDS encoding sodium-dependent transporter yields the protein MSSNREHFSSRLGFILAAAGSAVGIGNLVGFPVSATKNGGGAFLLIYALFVAFICLPVMMAEMAMGRKAQKDPYGAYKKLSDRSTKWSIAGMLGVITPFMIAVFYMVITVWIFGYLAQTTLGNLDLLAQPEHFDTFINNTNVFWYMIVVAVIVNLILVGGVKEGIEKASKVLMPALFVLLIGLVAYVLTLDNAMAGVKFYIVPDISKLNAGVLNGALSQAFFSLSLGMGILMTYASYISKKDDIVGGARMVAITDSLVAFIAGLMVLPAIFSFNPNTNPEELSDSSVSMIFVYLPKLLLALQSDIGYVGASLVAGVFFLLVFFAAITSLVSIVEVPTATLIEEARLSRKKALMVLAASIGILTVMCTMSFGMVEWLTKFTWYGGANKSMFDLVYDIFYDTILPLNGLIVCIFVMYKWKKAKLSEELAQGCEGYEGSWMEKYVNFSLSTFIPVILLAIFINTVATKFFGTSLFGF from the coding sequence ATGAGTAGCAATCGAGAGCATTTTAGCTCGCGACTAGGGTTTATTTTAGCGGCCGCAGGATCGGCAGTAGGTATTGGAAACCTAGTGGGTTTCCCTGTCTCTGCAACAAAAAACGGTGGTGGCGCATTTCTTCTCATCTACGCATTGTTTGTAGCGTTCATTTGTTTACCTGTCATGATGGCCGAAATGGCGATGGGTCGAAAAGCCCAAAAAGACCCATATGGTGCCTACAAGAAACTGTCGGACCGTTCAACGAAATGGTCAATAGCGGGTATGCTTGGTGTGATCACGCCATTTATGATCGCGGTATTTTATATGGTCATCACTGTCTGGATTTTCGGTTATCTTGCTCAGACAACACTCGGTAATTTGGACCTGTTAGCGCAACCTGAACATTTTGATACATTTATCAACAACACCAACGTGTTCTGGTACATGATAGTAGTGGCTGTCATTGTTAATTTGATATTAGTTGGTGGCGTTAAAGAAGGAATTGAAAAGGCATCTAAAGTATTAATGCCAGCATTGTTTGTGTTATTGATTGGTTTAGTGGCTTATGTGCTTACACTTGATAACGCGATGGCTGGTGTGAAATTTTATATTGTGCCGGACATTTCCAAACTTAATGCAGGTGTATTGAACGGCGCGCTTTCACAAGCGTTTTTCTCGTTGTCATTAGGTATGGGGATTCTAATGACTTACGCGTCTTATATATCTAAAAAAGACGACATAGTTGGTGGTGCGCGTATGGTTGCCATTACCGATTCACTGGTCGCGTTTATCGCGGGATTAATGGTACTGCCTGCAATTTTCAGTTTTAACCCAAACACCAATCCTGAAGAACTGTCAGACTCGTCAGTTTCTATGATTTTTGTCTATTTGCCTAAACTGTTACTCGCATTGCAATCAGACATTGGCTACGTTGGCGCATCATTAGTTGCGGGTGTGTTCTTCCTGCTGGTTTTCTTTGCTGCTATTACATCGCTTGTGTCAATTGTTGAGGTACCTACCGCTACATTAATCGAAGAAGCTCGCCTGAGTCGTAAAAAGGCACTTATGGTGCTTGCTGCATCTATCGGTATTCTTACTGTGATGTGTACGATGTCATTTGGCATGGTTGAATGGTTAACCAAGTTTACTTGGTATGGTGGTGCTAACAAGAGCATGTTTGACTTGGTTTACGATATCTTCTACGACACTATTTTGCCTTTGAACGGGTTAATCGTGTGTATTTTTGTTATGTATAAATGGAAAAAAGCGAAACTTTCTGAAGAGCTAGCTCAAGGTTGTGAAGGCTATGAAGGCAGTTGGATGGAGAAGTACGTTAACTTCTCGCTATCGACCTTTATTCCTGTGATTTTGCTCGCCATTTTTATTAATACTGTCGCAACGAAATTTTTCGGTACCAGTCTATTCGGTTTCTAA
- a CDS encoding PepSY domain-containing protein: MMRLFTLVAVIGLSIWSLPPAFGKTDSDTLTKKEAVELALKEYSGKTLKITDQGSYYIIRILGSNGRVLDVQVDKKTGAVRKD; this comes from the coding sequence ATGATGAGATTGTTCACTTTAGTTGCGGTGATTGGACTGAGTATTTGGTCTTTGCCACCAGCCTTTGGGAAAACAGACTCTGACACATTGACTAAAAAGGAAGCCGTTGAATTAGCATTAAAGGAATACAGCGGTAAGACACTTAAAATTACAGATCAAGGCTCGTACTACATCATTCGAATTCTCGGTTCAAATGGCCGGGTGCTTGATGTACAAGTAGACAAGAAGACAGGCGCTGTGCGTAAGGACTAA
- a CDS encoding CPBP family intramembrane glutamic endopeptidase, translating into MNSSQYRWCELIFVFFGLPLMAYQFRAQLANWLLPALIILMAICAFLLLTDPHFKRFRLTTLGTFSAVKQRLFTFFLIGALFSGMLYGLINQDNWFALPRQSPLDWLRLLIVYPLLSVLPQELIFRSYFFHRYKRIIPKKSHRVILSALTFALAHCVYDNLMAILLSFCGGLLFAYTYAQSRSLLVCVLEHSLWGLWIFTLGLGGYLDSGANW; encoded by the coding sequence TTGAACTCTTCTCAATATCGGTGGTGTGAACTGATTTTTGTGTTTTTTGGTTTGCCTTTAATGGCATATCAATTCCGAGCACAACTTGCTAACTGGCTGCTTCCTGCATTAATAATCCTTATGGCGATCTGCGCCTTTTTGTTACTTACCGACCCGCATTTCAAGCGCTTTAGGTTAACAACCTTAGGTACATTTTCCGCAGTGAAACAACGTCTTTTCACCTTTTTCCTAATCGGTGCGCTATTCTCTGGCATGCTTTATGGCCTTATCAATCAAGACAACTGGTTTGCCCTACCACGGCAATCTCCATTAGATTGGCTAAGACTACTGATTGTGTACCCGCTGCTCTCCGTGTTGCCACAAGAGCTTATATTTAGGAGTTATTTCTTTCATCGCTACAAACGAATTATTCCGAAAAAATCACACCGTGTGATCCTAAGCGCGTTAACGTTTGCTTTGGCTCATTGCGTCTACGATAACTTGATGGCTATTCTGCTGTCGTTTTGTGGGGGCTTGTTATTTGCGTACACTTACGCACAAAGCCGTTCACTTTTGGTGTGTGTACTAGAACATAGTTTGTGGGGGCTTTGGATATTTACGTTGGGATTGGGTGGATATCTAGACTCTGGGGCAAATTGGTAA
- a CDS encoding TIGR01777 family oxidoreductase produces MKILITGGTGLIGSMLCAQLNAHSLFVLTRNTDNKLFSGSNHITPISHIEDVDFNDIDAVINLAGEPIAEKRWNEQQKQLIVQSRLGITQSLVSKINNCVNPPSVFISGSAIGYYGRQSPNLLIDESFEEAFIEFSHELCSMWENEALKTNQNTRVCILRTGIVLSKDGGALKKLLPSFKLGIGSVVADGRQLMSWIHIQDMVKGIIFLLENSTSNGIFNMTAPNAVNNHEFSKTLAAQLHRPCLLSMPAWVMKLLFGEMADLLIYGQGVYPKRLLGAGFNFDYPTLDKALNDLL; encoded by the coding sequence ATGAAAATATTAATAACAGGTGGAACTGGTTTAATCGGTAGCATGCTTTGTGCTCAATTAAACGCACACTCGCTTTTTGTGTTAACAAGAAACACTGACAATAAACTGTTCAGTGGCTCAAATCATATCACTCCAATCTCACACATTGAAGATGTTGATTTTAATGATATTGATGCAGTAATCAATTTGGCTGGTGAGCCTATCGCTGAAAAACGGTGGAATGAGCAACAGAAGCAGTTAATTGTGCAAAGTAGACTTGGGATAACGCAATCGCTCGTTTCGAAAATAAATAACTGTGTAAATCCACCTAGCGTTTTTATCTCGGGAAGTGCAATTGGCTACTACGGTAGGCAATCGCCAAATCTACTGATAGATGAATCGTTTGAAGAAGCCTTTATTGAGTTTTCACATGAATTATGTTCGATGTGGGAAAATGAAGCACTTAAGACCAACCAGAATACTCGCGTATGCATACTCCGAACTGGCATTGTGTTGAGTAAAGACGGTGGAGCACTAAAAAAACTGCTGCCGTCGTTCAAGCTAGGAATAGGTAGTGTAGTTGCGGATGGCCGGCAATTAATGTCTTGGATCCACATCCAAGACATGGTCAAAGGCATCATTTTTTTGCTTGAAAATTCAACTTCAAACGGCATTTTCAATATGACTGCACCAAACGCGGTTAACAACCATGAATTTTCAAAAACACTCGCTGCACAACTTCACAGGCCTTGCTTACTCTCTATGCCTGCATGGGTAATGAAATTACTATTCGGTGAAATGGCAGATTTACTCATCTATGGGCAGGGAGTTTATCCAAAACGTCTGCTTGGCGCGGGCTTCAATTTTGACTACCCTACATTAGACAAGGCACTCAATGACTTATTGTGA
- the trpB gene encoding tryptophan synthase subunit beta, with product MSNKGYFGDFGGMFVPELLVPALKQLDAEFEKAQNDPAFLTEFNQLLTEYAGRPTPLTLTRNLVKNPKVKLYLKREDLLHGGAHKTNQVLGQALLTKRMGKNEVIAETGAGQHGVATALACALLGLKCRIYMGAKDVERQQPNVFRMRLMGAEVIPVTAGSGTLKDAVNEALRDWSANYKTAHYLLGTAAGPHPFPTIVREFQKMIGIEAKEQVLNAEGRLPDAVIACVGGGSNAIGMFADFIGDSSVKLIGVEPAGKGLDTEEHGAAICKGSKGILHGAYTFIMQNQDGQIEESYSVSAGLDYPAVGPQHAYLAETGRAQYVGITDDEALDAFQALAKNEGIIPALESSHALAYALKYAEAQTEETILVVNLSGRGDKDLTHVHQVLAKRGSL from the coding sequence ATGAGTAACAAAGGTTATTTTGGCGATTTTGGTGGCATGTTTGTCCCAGAATTATTAGTGCCAGCATTAAAACAACTAGATGCAGAATTTGAAAAAGCGCAAAACGATCCTGCGTTTTTGACGGAGTTTAATCAACTCCTTACTGAGTACGCAGGACGACCAACACCACTTACTCTAACGCGTAATTTAGTAAAAAATCCGAAAGTAAAACTCTATTTGAAACGTGAAGATTTACTTCATGGTGGCGCGCACAAAACAAATCAGGTATTAGGGCAAGCACTGTTGACTAAAAGAATGGGCAAGAATGAAGTCATTGCTGAAACTGGTGCTGGTCAACATGGCGTAGCGACAGCATTAGCATGCGCGCTCCTTGGCTTAAAATGCCGTATCTATATGGGTGCAAAAGACGTCGAACGCCAACAACCCAACGTATTTCGTATGCGTTTAATGGGCGCAGAAGTGATACCGGTTACCGCGGGTTCTGGAACGCTGAAAGACGCAGTAAACGAAGCGCTTCGTGATTGGTCAGCGAACTATAAGACTGCACATTACCTACTAGGTACAGCGGCCGGCCCCCACCCATTCCCAACAATTGTCCGTGAATTCCAAAAAATGATTGGAATAGAGGCGAAAGAGCAAGTGCTTAATGCAGAAGGCCGTTTGCCGGATGCTGTAATAGCTTGTGTGGGCGGCGGTTCAAATGCAATCGGGATGTTCGCCGATTTCATTGGTGACTCAAGTGTAAAATTAATTGGCGTAGAGCCTGCTGGCAAAGGTTTAGATACCGAGGAACATGGTGCGGCTATCTGTAAAGGTTCAAAAGGCATTTTGCACGGAGCTTACACGTTTATTATGCAAAACCAAGACGGCCAGATAGAGGAGTCGTATTCCGTATCTGCTGGACTTGATTATCCCGCCGTAGGTCCTCAACATGCGTATTTGGCTGAAACTGGTCGTGCGCAATACGTTGGCATCACAGATGACGAAGCGCTGGATGCGTTCCAAGCCTTAGCAAAAAATGAAGGGATTATCCCAGCGCTTGAATCAAGCCATGCCCTTGCGTACGCGCTAAAATACGCCGAAGCGCAAACCGAAGAGACCATCCTTGTTGTGAATCTAAGTGGACGAGGCGATAAAGACCTAACCCATGTTCACCAAGTATTAGCGAAGAGAGGTTCACTATGA
- a CDS encoding HU family DNA-binding protein: protein MNKKSLVELMSAQAELPKTHVNAALNSLLAIITKRLSEGDQVQLHNLGTFTLSYHPAKEGRNPQTGEKILIEGANKVLFKPAKALKEALSN, encoded by the coding sequence ATGAACAAAAAGTCGCTTGTTGAGCTTATGTCAGCACAAGCTGAACTACCGAAAACTCACGTAAACGCTGCATTAAATAGCCTACTTGCAATCATCACAAAACGTCTATCTGAAGGTGACCAAGTCCAACTTCACAATTTGGGGACGTTTACCCTGAGTTATCATCCTGCCAAAGAGGGTCGTAATCCACAGACAGGTGAGAAAATTTTAATAGAGGGTGCAAACAAAGTGTTGTTTAAGCCTGCCAAAGCGCTGAAAGAGGCACTTTCTAATTAA
- a CDS encoding AI-2E family transporter, with protein sequence MSQVSPAHRTLVILACLVIVFAGIKLASSIVIPFILAAFIAIICSPMLHFFARFHIPKGISILLIIAIVVGIGVSLAGLVGQSVTDFSKQLPSYKAQLQDKFVWLINIAATYGVPVDKQQLIKLFDPGQVFDVATNTLSSLGGVMANIFLIMLTVIFMLFEAPTLSQKVHLALDDPEMKMKAIDRFLESINSYLAIKTLVSLATGVLVSVFLWILGLDYFLLWGVIAFFLNYIPNIGSIIAAVPAVLLALVTLGPLESGIVAIGYVIINTVMGNIIEPKFMGKGLGLSTLVVFLSLIFWGWLLGTVGMLLSVPLTMVVKIGLENTEKGKWLAVLLGNVDENKDAH encoded by the coding sequence ATGTCTCAAGTTTCACCCGCACATCGAACACTAGTAATACTCGCTTGTCTGGTTATTGTTTTTGCCGGAATTAAGCTTGCTAGTAGCATAGTTATTCCATTTATATTGGCAGCGTTTATCGCCATTATTTGTAGTCCAATGCTTCATTTCTTTGCTCGGTTTCATATACCAAAAGGCATTTCTATTTTGCTTATTATCGCAATCGTGGTTGGTATAGGTGTGAGTTTAGCTGGATTGGTCGGGCAATCTGTAACGGATTTTTCGAAACAGCTTCCAAGTTACAAGGCTCAGCTACAAGACAAGTTCGTGTGGTTAATTAATATCGCGGCAACGTATGGCGTACCGGTTGACAAGCAGCAACTCATTAAGCTCTTTGATCCAGGCCAAGTATTTGATGTGGCTACAAATACTTTGTCGAGCCTAGGTGGTGTGATGGCAAACATATTCCTCATCATGTTAACTGTTATCTTTATGCTTTTCGAGGCGCCAACCTTAAGTCAAAAAGTGCATCTCGCATTAGATGACCCTGAAATGAAAATGAAAGCCATTGACCGATTCTTAGAGTCTATCAACAGTTATCTTGCCATCAAAACGCTTGTTTCGCTGGCCACCGGTGTGTTGGTGAGTGTTTTCCTCTGGATCCTCGGGTTGGATTATTTTCTGTTATGGGGCGTTATTGCTTTCTTTTTGAATTACATTCCAAACATTGGTTCAATCATCGCCGCCGTGCCCGCTGTTTTACTTGCACTTGTTACACTCGGTCCGTTGGAATCTGGAATTGTTGCAATTGGTTATGTCATCATTAATACGGTGATGGGCAATATCATTGAACCGAAATTTATGGGTAAAGGGCTTGGGTTATCAACGTTGGTTGTTTTCTTATCACTCATTTTTTGGGGATGGCTACTCGGAACGGTGGGTATGTTGTTGTCGGTTCCTCTCACTATGGTCGTTAAGATAGGTTTAGAAAATACAGAGAAAGGGAAGTGGCTTGCGGTCTTACTAGGGAACGTTGATGAAAACAAAGATGCCCACTAA
- a CDS encoding inner membrane-spanning protein YciB, which translates to MALLFEYLPLILFFVVYKAVDIFWATGVLIIAAIVQLVYYKVSTGKIETRHWIFAGIAVVLGGMTLAFHDEQFIQWKVSIIYALLGLSILFGKLLFKTNLVEKALMGLFSSVQKEQEVEINIPNAIFNQLLVLWVFLFLSIAVLNLYVAFNYSLDTWVNFKVFGLMGITFIAIVFTMFKVYKFLPEEQ; encoded by the coding sequence ATGGCACTGTTATTCGAGTATTTGCCACTTATTTTATTTTTTGTCGTTTATAAAGCCGTCGACATTTTTTGGGCAACTGGCGTTTTAATCATCGCTGCGATTGTCCAATTGGTGTATTACAAAGTTTCTACTGGAAAAATAGAAACCCGACACTGGATTTTTGCGGGGATTGCCGTGGTGCTTGGAGGGATGACTCTGGCATTTCACGACGAACAGTTTATTCAATGGAAAGTCTCTATCATCTACGCACTACTCGGCTTGTCCATCTTATTTGGGAAACTGCTCTTTAAAACCAACTTAGTGGAAAAAGCATTAATGGGCCTTTTCTCTTCAGTGCAGAAAGAGCAAGAAGTTGAAATTAATATTCCTAACGCAATTTTTAATCAGCTTCTGGTACTTTGGGTTTTCCTATTTTTAAGTATTGCGGTCTTAAATCTTTACGTGGCGTTTAACTATTCGCTCGATACGTGGGTGAATTTTAAAGTGTTTGGATTGATGGGTATTACTTTTATCGCAATCGTATTTACGATGTTTAAAGTGTACAAGTTCTTACCAGAAGAACAGTAA
- the trpA gene encoding tryptophan synthase subunit alpha yields the protein MRRYDELFEQLNKKNEGAFVPFVTLGDPSKEQSIEIIKALIDGGADALELGIPFSDPIADGPVIQSANIRALNAHINTQDSFDIIKAIREYNANIPIGLLLYSNLVFAKGIDSFYEQARAVGVDSVLVADVPLHESKRFRQAAMANEIAPIFIATPNADDDTLRQCASYGRGYTYLLSRAGVTGTDTVAEMPAGDIVDKLLSYRAAPALLGFGISTPEHVKAALEAGAAGAISGSAVVKIIEQNLSDFPNMLTTLTQFVRSMKAATHR from the coding sequence ATGAGACGCTATGACGAACTGTTCGAACAGTTAAATAAGAAAAATGAAGGCGCATTTGTACCGTTTGTAACACTCGGTGATCCTTCTAAAGAACAGAGCATTGAAATAATCAAAGCCTTGATCGATGGCGGTGCAGACGCGTTAGAACTGGGTATTCCGTTTTCTGACCCTATCGCAGATGGTCCAGTAATTCAGTCTGCCAATATCCGTGCTCTGAACGCACATATTAATACCCAAGACAGTTTTGACATAATTAAAGCCATACGAGAGTACAACGCAAACATTCCTATTGGTTTGCTGCTGTACTCAAATTTGGTTTTTGCCAAGGGCATAGACTCATTTTATGAACAAGCTCGCGCCGTTGGTGTCGATTCCGTGCTCGTTGCTGATGTGCCTCTGCATGAATCTAAACGTTTTAGACAGGCGGCTATGGCAAATGAAATAGCCCCTATTTTTATCGCAACACCGAACGCGGACGATGATACGCTTCGCCAATGCGCGTCCTATGGTAGAGGTTATACCTATCTGCTTTCTCGTGCTGGCGTAACAGGTACAGACACCGTTGCTGAAATGCCTGCTGGGGACATTGTTGATAAATTGCTAAGCTATCGAGCGGCGCCTGCACTTCTTGGCTTTGGTATTTCCACACCGGAGCATGTAAAGGCTGCGTTAGAGGCTGGCGCTGCTGGAGCAATCAGTGGTTCGGCCGTCGTCAAAATCATCGAACAAAATCTTAGTGACTTTCCGAACATGCTCACTACGTTGACTCAATTCGTCCGTAGCATGAAAGCAGCGACACATCGATAA